The Paenibacillus sp. RUD330 genome has a segment encoding these proteins:
- a CDS encoding UDP-glucose/GDP-mannose dehydrogenase family protein, whose protein sequence is MKLAVIGTGYVGLVSGVCFSELGNEVVCVDKIEAKIEMLKQGEVPIYEPGLKQLIERNTEAGRLSFTTNLVAAVQQSDIVILAVGTPSLPNGEANLSYIKQAAQEIAMAMNGYKIVVTKSTVPVGTNEKIGSILAEYSIHHFDIASVPEFLREGSAVRDTLNPDRIVIGADSVMAKERLKALHRPLTDKILVTDIRSAEMIKYASNAFLATKISFINEIANICEKVGADVTLVAEGMGYDNRIGPSFLKAGIGYGGSCFPKDTEALIQIAGHVDYEFKLLKSVVDVNRDQRFNVIRKLEATLGDLGGRTVAIWGLAFKPETDDVRDAPAFEIIQALLNKGAKIRAYDPVAQDNFRSLLDEPDVSYCSSAEEAASGADALCLLTEWAEFREFPLSRLETLLKRPVLIDGRNQFTEEELADTSFIYYSVGRPNLNKGVKEQSPALLF, encoded by the coding sequence ATGAAACTGGCTGTCATTGGAACGGGCTATGTCGGCCTCGTATCGGGAGTATGCTTCTCCGAGCTCGGCAACGAAGTGGTCTGCGTCGATAAGATCGAGGCCAAAATCGAGATGCTGAAGCAGGGCGAGGTGCCGATCTACGAGCCGGGGCTGAAGCAGCTGATCGAACGGAACACCGAGGCAGGGAGGCTCAGCTTCACGACGAATCTGGTCGCTGCCGTCCAGCAGTCGGATATCGTGATACTGGCTGTAGGCACGCCGTCTCTTCCGAACGGCGAGGCGAATCTAAGCTATATCAAGCAAGCCGCGCAAGAAATCGCGATGGCGATGAACGGCTACAAAATCGTGGTCACGAAGAGCACGGTTCCGGTAGGGACGAATGAAAAAATCGGTTCCATTTTGGCTGAATACTCGATCCATCACTTCGATATCGCCTCGGTCCCCGAGTTCCTGCGCGAAGGCTCTGCAGTAAGGGATACGCTCAACCCGGATCGAATCGTCATCGGCGCTGACAGCGTCATGGCGAAGGAGCGGCTCAAGGCTCTTCACCGACCGCTTACGGACAAAATCCTGGTCACGGATATCCGCAGCGCGGAGATGATCAAGTACGCCTCCAATGCCTTCCTGGCGACAAAGATCAGCTTCATCAACGAAATCGCCAACATCTGCGAGAAGGTCGGAGCCGATGTGACGCTGGTGGCGGAAGGCATGGGATACGACAATCGGATCGGGCCGTCCTTCCTCAAGGCCGGCATCGGGTATGGCGGCTCCTGCTTCCCCAAGGATACCGAAGCTCTCATTCAGATCGCCGGACATGTGGATTACGAATTCAAGCTGCTGAAGTCGGTCGTGGATGTGAACCGCGATCAGCGGTTCAACGTCATCCGGAAGCTGGAAGCGACTCTGGGCGATCTGGGCGGCAGAACGGTCGCCATCTGGGGCCTGGCCTTCAAGCCGGAGACGGATGACGTGCGCGATGCGCCGGCCTTCGAAATCATTCAGGCCCTGCTGAACAAAGGGGCAAAAATCCGTGCTTATGATCCTGTCGCTCAAGACAACTTCCGCAGCCTGCTGGATGAACCGGATGTCAGCTACTGCTCCTCGGCGGAAGAAGCCGCTTCCGGAGCGGATGCTCTCTGCTTGCTTACGGAGTGGGCCGAGTTCCGAGAATTCCCGCTCTCGAGACTGGAGACGCTGCTCAAGCGGCCTGTTCTTATCGATGGCAGAAATCAATTCACGGAAGAAGAGCTCGCGGATACTTCCTTCATCTATTATTCCGTCGGCAGGCCGAATCTGAACAAAGGCGTAAAAGAGCAAAGCCCCGCACTTTTATTTTAG
- a CDS encoding PqqD family protein, with protein MTISAGRILRRQESVESAEMDGEWVLLDLDSHSITKVNELGGYIWEQLEHHNTIERLIDRIASEYDVDREVARRDAEAFIAELIKVGLVTHG; from the coding sequence ATGACGATATCGGCAGGCCGGATCCTGCGCCGGCAGGAATCCGTCGAGTCGGCGGAGATGGACGGGGAATGGGTGCTGCTTGATCTCGACAGCCATTCCATTACCAAGGTCAACGAGCTGGGCGGTTATATCTGGGAGCAGCTGGAGCATCACAACACGATTGAGCGGCTCATCGACAGGATCGCCTCCGAGTACGATGTGGACCGCGAGGTCGCCAGGAGGGATGCGGAGGCGTTCATCGCGGAGCTGATCAAAGTGGGACTGGTCACGCATGGATAG
- a CDS encoding ABC transporter ATP-binding protein: MARTPKQQKASLEGEAPGAASALRQRLDGAWLKLSGDINEARQFESYLILFTDREVAVLNDRGQLQRRYPKGTIDDIEFRQALSGGALILMTRDGMREAGRFSSGHAEACAKAMPAIRAWLDEPVPVPGFSALLETSAPPPVSGRHGHGGEAEREPGADARQREGRACAVCGRRLLHRRTKCLRCSNKAKMFRRILAYASPHRKLMKASGILLLLSILLELLPTYLMKLLIDNFTLGGNASALLLLIGAMAGAHLAGTGLSMARSYIGLRFGGKLMGDIRKDAFASLMRLSLGFFDRRQVSQFIGRVQNDTEELKQFLTEGFIQILSQVLMAVGVLGLLFYLNAPLTWMILIPLPFLALGMLWLWPRVQVMWYSQWMGTMGVNNVIGETLQGIRVIKAFAQEKREKERFGKANDLLVKKMISMGNMWIGISPVFSLVIAAFGLLVWYMGGRHVLDGSMSLGSLTAYASYLVMFFGPLQFMGASLGMINRVMGSAERIFEIMDAPSDTPDSEHASPLPAVQGEIRFEGVRYGYDKQRTVLKGIDLAIRPGEMVGLVGHSGAGKTTLINMVCRFYDPDDGRICLDGVDLRDIRQESLRSHIGVVLQETFLFDGTIAQNIAYGMKDATPERIIEAARIANAHSFICGFPEGYETRVGERGHRLSGGEKQRIAIARAVLLDPAILILDEATASVDTETEREIQEALARLIRGRTTIAIAHRLSTLRGADRLIVLDNGRIAETGTHDELYKSKGTYYRLVESQKQMTESPSEVG, from the coding sequence ATGGCAAGGACACCGAAGCAGCAGAAGGCTTCACTCGAAGGCGAGGCGCCGGGAGCGGCCTCCGCTCTCAGGCAGAGGCTTGATGGAGCCTGGCTCAAGCTGAGCGGGGACATCAACGAGGCGCGCCAATTCGAGTCTTATCTCATCCTGTTCACCGACCGGGAGGTCGCGGTTCTGAACGACAGGGGGCAGCTGCAGCGCAGATACCCCAAAGGGACGATCGACGATATCGAATTCCGCCAGGCTTTGTCTGGCGGCGCTTTGATCCTGATGACGAGGGACGGCATGCGGGAGGCGGGCCGCTTCTCCTCCGGCCATGCGGAGGCATGCGCCAAGGCGATGCCGGCCATCCGGGCCTGGCTCGACGAGCCGGTGCCTGTTCCGGGCTTCTCCGCGTTGCTGGAGACGTCCGCGCCACCGCCCGTCAGCGGGCGGCATGGCCACGGCGGCGAAGCCGAGCGCGAGCCTGGCGCGGACGCCCGTCAGCGGGAGGGCAGAGCCTGCGCCGTCTGCGGCAGGCGCCTGCTGCACCGGCGGACCAAGTGCCTGCGCTGCAGCAACAAGGCCAAGATGTTCCGGCGCATACTCGCTTATGCATCGCCTCACCGCAAGCTGATGAAGGCCAGCGGCATCCTGCTGCTGCTGAGCATTCTCCTCGAACTGCTCCCCACCTATCTCATGAAGCTCCTGATCGACAACTTCACCTTGGGCGGAAACGCATCGGCGCTTCTCCTGCTCATCGGCGCGATGGCCGGCGCCCATCTGGCCGGAACCGGCTTGTCCATGGCCAGAAGCTATATCGGCCTGCGCTTCGGCGGCAAGCTGATGGGCGATATCCGCAAGGATGCGTTCGCCTCGCTGATGCGGCTGTCGCTCGGATTTTTCGACCGGAGGCAGGTATCCCAGTTCATCGGGCGCGTCCAGAACGATACGGAGGAGCTCAAGCAGTTCCTGACGGAGGGATTCATCCAGATCCTGTCGCAGGTTCTGATGGCGGTCGGGGTGCTTGGCCTGCTGTTCTACCTCAACGCGCCTCTGACCTGGATGATCCTGATTCCGCTTCCCTTCCTCGCTCTCGGGATGCTCTGGCTGTGGCCGCGCGTGCAGGTCATGTGGTACTCGCAGTGGATGGGCACGATGGGAGTCAACAATGTCATCGGGGAAACGCTCCAAGGCATCCGGGTCATCAAGGCGTTCGCCCAGGAGAAGAGGGAGAAGGAGCGCTTCGGCAAAGCCAACGATCTGCTCGTCAAGAAGATGATTTCCATGGGCAATATGTGGATCGGCATCTCGCCCGTCTTCTCTCTCGTCATTGCGGCCTTCGGGCTGCTCGTCTGGTATATGGGCGGCAGGCATGTCCTCGACGGCAGCATGTCGCTGGGATCGCTGACGGCCTATGCTTCCTACCTCGTCATGTTCTTCGGCCCGCTGCAGTTCATGGGCGCTTCGCTCGGGATGATCAACCGCGTCATGGGATCGGCGGAGCGGATCTTCGAGATCATGGACGCGCCGAGCGACACTCCGGACAGCGAGCATGCTTCCCCGCTGCCGGCCGTCCAGGGCGAGATCCGGTTCGAGGGCGTGAGGTACGGCTACGACAAGCAGCGGACGGTCCTCAAGGGAATCGATCTCGCCATCCGGCCCGGCGAGATGGTCGGCCTGGTGGGCCATTCCGGAGCGGGCAAGACGACGCTGATCAACATGGTCTGCCGCTTCTACGATCCCGATGACGGCCGCATCTGCCTGGACGGGGTCGATCTGCGGGATATCCGGCAGGAGAGCCTGCGCTCCCATATCGGGGTCGTGCTGCAGGAAACCTTTCTGTTCGACGGCACGATCGCCCAGAATATCGCCTACGGCATGAAGGACGCGACTCCCGAGCGGATCATCGAGGCGGCTCGGATCGCCAACGCCCATTCCTTCATCTGCGGCTTTCCCGAAGGCTACGAGACGAGGGTCGGGGAGCGCGGGCACCGGCTGTCGGGCGGGGAGAAGCAGCGGATCGCAATCGCGCGGGCCGTGCTGCTCGATCCGGCGATCCTTATCCTCGACGAGGCGACAGCTTCGGTCGATACCGAGACGGAGCGCGAGATTCAGGAAGCTCTTGCCCGCTTGATCCGCGGCAGGACGACGATCGCGATCGCGCACAGGCTGTCCACGCTCCGCGGGGCGGACCGGCTCATCGTGCTGGATAACGGCCGCATAGCCGAGACAGGCACGCATGACGAGCTGTACAAGAGCAAAGGAACCTATTACAGGCTGGTCGAGTCGCAGAAGCAGATGACCGAGTCGCCTTCGGAGGTGGGATAG
- a CDS encoding VanZ family protein encodes MKGAYAPAMAKKPSAAGAAWLKPVLWLSLAAWIALIFLFSSQSYQTQTIKPALERSFTAEQAAAFLPDLGFTYNGHEYDTAADPYDVLEFIFRKSAHLFVYAVLAGMAWSLQRSYRIYPPIVLFNVVALTLLVACGDELNQQFATMRTPNPEDVLIDLIGGSLGVFILYSISIGLRWSRSLSGRIS; translated from the coding sequence ATGAAGGGAGCCTACGCGCCAGCGATGGCCAAGAAACCGTCTGCTGCCGGCGCCGCATGGCTGAAGCCGGTGTTATGGTTGTCCTTGGCCGCCTGGATTGCCCTGATCTTCCTGTTCTCTTCGCAGTCCTACCAGACGCAGACGATCAAGCCCGCGCTGGAGAGGAGCTTCACAGCCGAGCAGGCGGCGGCGTTCCTGCCCGACCTCGGGTTCACCTACAACGGGCATGAGTATGACACGGCCGCCGATCCTTACGACGTCCTGGAGTTCATCTTCCGCAAGTCGGCGCATCTGTTCGTCTATGCGGTGCTTGCAGGAATGGCCTGGTCTCTGCAGCGGTCCTACCGCATCTATCCGCCGATTGTTCTGTTCAACGTCGTCGCGCTCACTTTGCTGGTCGCTTGCGGCGACGAGTTGAACCAGCAATTCGCAACCATGCGTACCCCGAACCCCGAGGATGTGCTGATCGATCTGATCGGCGGCAGCCTCGGGGTCTTCATTCTATATAGCATCTCGATCGGCCTCCGCTGGTCTAGATCCCTGTCCGGCCGCATATCCTAA
- a CDS encoding ABC transporter ATP-binding protein has product METSAIVQFRNVTKKIGGKTIIDGLTLDLPRGEVFGFLGPNGSGKTTTIRMMVGLMRMTEGEIRIGGASIATDYEKAIRHVGAIVENPEMYKYLTGYQNLLHFARMIPGVGRNRIDEVIRLAGLDKRIHDKVKTYSLGMRQRLGVAQALLHKPSLLILDEPTNGLDPAGIRELRDYLRRLAEEEGITVFVSSHLLSEMELMCDQVAIIQAGKLIDIRSLRSGGGTQEAVPVPVQFELDRPDDALAVIRQSIRPAGDDGGREIHATVRDGLLVIDALREDIAELNALLVKAGIRVYGIRSKAKSLEDQFLEVTGGESVV; this is encoded by the coding sequence TTGGAGACGAGCGCGATCGTTCAATTCAGGAACGTGACCAAGAAAATAGGCGGCAAGACCATTATCGACGGCCTCACTCTGGATTTGCCGCGGGGTGAAGTATTCGGCTTTCTCGGTCCGAACGGATCGGGCAAGACGACGACGATCCGGATGATGGTGGGCCTGATGAGAATGACGGAAGGCGAGATCCGCATCGGCGGAGCCAGCATCGCCACGGACTATGAGAAGGCGATCCGCCATGTAGGGGCCATCGTCGAGAACCCGGAGATGTACAAATACTTGACGGGGTACCAGAACCTGCTTCACTTCGCTCGGATGATTCCGGGAGTCGGGCGGAACCGCATCGACGAAGTCATTCGTCTTGCGGGGCTGGACAAGCGGATCCACGACAAGGTGAAGACCTACTCGCTGGGCATGAGGCAGAGGCTCGGCGTCGCCCAGGCGCTGCTGCACAAGCCGTCGCTGCTGATCCTGGACGAGCCGACCAACGGCCTTGATCCCGCCGGCATCCGGGAGCTGAGGGATTACCTGCGGAGGCTCGCCGAAGAGGAAGGGATTACGGTGTTCGTCTCGAGCCATCTGCTCTCCGAGATGGAGCTGATGTGCGATCAGGTCGCCATCATCCAGGCAGGCAAGCTGATCGATATCCGCTCTCTGCGCAGCGGCGGGGGGACTCAGGAAGCGGTGCCCGTACCGGTCCAGTTCGAGCTCGACCGTCCGGACGATGCGCTGGCGGTCATCCGCCAGTCGATCCGTCCTGCCGGAGATGACGGGGGCAGGGAGATCCACGCAACGGTAAGGGACGGCCTGCTGGTCATCGACGCGTTGCGCGAGGATATAGCGGAGCTCAACGCTCTTCTGGTGAAGGCAGGCATCCGGGTATACGGAATCAGGTCCAAGGCGAAGTCGCTCGAGGATCAATTCCTGGAAGTCACGGGAGGTGAGTCGGTTGTTTGA
- a CDS encoding nucleotidyltransferase family protein — protein sequence MRRSEIIQILDDIYGEHAFESISEEGWYSAWIDIKNSFIGSQIYHLLRTRGRLKEVPDWFVQELKNEAERILFQNMLIRVEQKKMLKAFEEVGIEVIPLKGTILAERFFGHFAARPTTDVDILVRENDIQTATDLLVNLSFIKDQVPDNDHFHLVFNKSYENPLFPFLSVELHWNILRYHDSKTVMEPFWERSIAINSRNYVKELNYEDSIYHICIHGFNHQMLSLKYIIDVAQLIVQSKGKFNYSSLLNKSKQDGNESKLIIVLTLVYKLFPSLNLVEHLPTKKHWPLWNEQLMREAGLGIKSKRYFLFRFVSLFVMYDSVFSMFKHLRFLVFPPKDYAQTQLREKKEGHLMVLYMRIYRNRLKHLFSSGAHKAGTKEYDT from the coding sequence ATGCGTAGAAGTGAGATAATCCAAATATTGGATGATATCTATGGAGAACACGCGTTTGAAAGTATTAGTGAAGAGGGTTGGTATTCTGCTTGGATCGACATTAAGAACTCCTTTATAGGTAGTCAAATTTATCATTTGCTACGTACTAGGGGAAGACTGAAAGAAGTACCTGATTGGTTTGTACAGGAGCTTAAAAACGAGGCTGAACGGATTCTTTTTCAGAATATGCTTATTAGAGTTGAACAAAAAAAAATGCTTAAGGCATTTGAAGAAGTTGGAATTGAAGTTATCCCGCTTAAAGGCACTATCTTAGCAGAACGCTTTTTTGGTCATTTTGCTGCAAGGCCAACCACTGATGTTGATATTTTGGTGAGAGAAAATGATATACAAACAGCTACAGATCTTCTAGTAAATCTATCTTTCATAAAAGATCAAGTACCTGATAATGATCACTTCCATTTAGTATTTAATAAATCTTATGAAAATCCATTATTCCCTTTTTTATCTGTAGAACTTCACTGGAATATACTTCGTTATCACGATTCCAAAACAGTTATGGAACCTTTTTGGGAACGATCAATTGCTATCAATTCCAGAAATTACGTAAAAGAATTGAATTATGAAGATAGTATTTATCATATTTGTATACATGGATTTAATCATCAAATGTTATCACTAAAATATATTATTGATGTAGCACAACTAATCGTTCAATCAAAAGGAAAGTTTAATTATAGTTCATTGTTGAATAAATCGAAGCAAGATGGGAATGAATCAAAACTCATAATAGTTTTAACATTAGTATACAAATTATTTCCATCTTTGAATCTGGTCGAACATCTTCCCACGAAAAAACATTGGCCGTTATGGAATGAACAACTTATGAGAGAAGCAGGATTAGGCATCAAAAGTAAACGCTATTTTTTATTTCGGTTCGTTTCTTTATTTGTAATGTATGACTCGGTATTCAGTATGTTTAAACATCTTCGGTTTCTAGTATTCCCTCCAAAAGATTATGCCCAGACTCAGTTAAGAGAAAAAAAAGAAGGCCATTTGATGGTTTTGTACATGCGAATCTATCGTAATCGGCTTAAGCATCTCTTTAGTTCTGGGGCGCACAAAGCCGGCACAAAGGAGTATGACACCTGA
- a CDS encoding LCP family protein: MSTIQKRVLISVLSVLLISGLAVAGFGWYLYNNLKGTAHKVYEPTSRTNYVSKDPGVAKTAQTVSSDNLPFTVLVMGVDQRPGDQGRSDTMLLLAANPQKNDLLMVSIPRDTRTTIVGRDVEDKINHAYAFGGVNMSVQTVESFLDFPVDYYVKVNMEGFVKVVDLLGGVEVNNPFSFTIDGQKYDKGKLKLDGESALLYSRMRYDDPRGDFGRTARQRDIIQQVMKNALTVSSLTKASDMLEEIGSNVKTDISFDTMKEMLINYRPKIEKIQQQEISGQGKMMNGIWYYIVDQGERDKIHELLKKHQEQEAQPSLN; the protein is encoded by the coding sequence ATGAGCACCATCCAGAAGAGGGTTTTGATTTCCGTTCTCTCCGTCCTGCTAATTTCAGGGCTTGCCGTCGCAGGCTTCGGCTGGTACCTCTACAACAACTTGAAGGGGACGGCCCACAAGGTCTATGAGCCGACCAGCCGCACGAATTACGTGAGCAAGGATCCGGGTGTGGCCAAAACGGCGCAGACCGTGAGCTCGGATAATCTGCCCTTCACCGTTCTCGTAATGGGGGTGGACCAACGTCCCGGCGATCAAGGCCGCTCCGATACGATGCTGCTGCTCGCGGCTAATCCGCAGAAAAACGACCTGCTCATGGTGAGCATTCCGCGGGACACGAGGACGACCATCGTCGGCCGCGATGTCGAGGACAAGATCAACCACGCTTATGCCTTCGGAGGCGTGAACATGTCCGTGCAGACAGTAGAGAGCTTTCTGGACTTCCCGGTGGACTACTACGTGAAGGTCAACATGGAAGGCTTCGTTAAAGTCGTCGATTTGTTGGGCGGAGTTGAAGTCAATAATCCGTTCAGCTTCACCATTGACGGGCAAAAGTACGACAAGGGCAAATTGAAGCTGGATGGTGAATCCGCGCTGCTATACTCCCGCATGCGCTACGACGATCCTCGAGGCGACTTCGGCCGCACGGCCCGCCAGCGCGATATCATCCAGCAGGTGATGAAGAACGCCCTTACGGTCAGCAGCCTGACGAAGGCCAGCGACATGCTGGAGGAGATCGGCAGCAACGTGAAGACGGACATCTCGTTCGACACGATGAAGGAGATGCTGATCAATTACCGGCCCAAGATCGAGAAGATCCAGCAGCAGGAGATCAGCGGCCAAGGCAAGATGATGAACGGAATCTGGTATTACATCGTTGATCAAGGCGAGAGGGACAAGATCCACGAGCTGCTCAAGAAGCATCAGGAGCAGGAGGCACAGCCTTCGTTGAATTAG
- a CDS encoding ABC transporter permease yields MSRLFDFGNLVLNENMKIYRRARVWIMWGLMILAVAAVSGIAYASSTNTPSMWQMLSIETIVMMPLVSIFAVIVAADIVAGEFTAGTIKLLLIRPWSRSKILLSKYAATLLFGFFSMALLYAALLLVNIIFFGYEKGVKAAEVFGATDPAMSAWSYFNQSFIMQFISLIVTVTLAFMISSVFRSGALAIGLSLFVVLMGKTLGQLFGLIDRKWVDYVLFQHLDLTRYIGMGSSGTSDGMTLGFSLAVLAGYYVIFMALSWFVFTRRDVAA; encoded by the coding sequence GTGAGTCGGTTGTTTGATTTCGGGAATCTCGTGCTCAACGAGAACATGAAGATCTACCGGCGCGCCCGGGTATGGATCATGTGGGGACTCATGATACTTGCGGTTGCCGCCGTATCGGGAATCGCCTATGCATCCAGTACGAATACGCCTTCCATGTGGCAGATGCTCAGCATCGAGACGATCGTGATGATGCCGCTGGTCAGCATTTTCGCCGTCATTGTCGCCGCTGACATCGTCGCGGGAGAATTCACGGCGGGAACGATCAAGCTGCTGCTGATCCGCCCATGGTCCCGTTCGAAGATTCTGCTGTCCAAGTACGCGGCGACGCTTCTGTTCGGATTTTTCAGCATGGCGCTGCTGTATGCCGCGCTGCTGCTGGTCAATATCATCTTCTTCGGCTACGAGAAAGGCGTCAAGGCGGCGGAAGTGTTCGGAGCTACGGACCCTGCGATGTCGGCCTGGTCGTATTTCAATCAGTCCTTCATCATGCAGTTCATCTCCCTGATCGTGACCGTCACGCTGGCATTCATGATTTCCTCGGTGTTCCGCAGCGGCGCCCTGGCGATCGGACTTTCCTTGTTCGTCGTGCTGATGGGCAAGACGCTCGGCCAGCTGTTCGGGCTGATCGACCGCAAATGGGTCGATTACGTGCTGTTCCAGCATCTCGATCTGACCCGATACATCGGCATGGGCTCCAGCGGGACGAGCGACGGCATGACGCTGGGCTTCTCTCTCGCCGTCCTTGCCGGCTATTATGTCATCTTCATGGCGTTGTCATGGTTCGTGTTCACGAGACGGGATGTCGCCGCTTGA
- a CDS encoding DUF1854 domain-containing protein, whose translation MTNNLVYMNRSKPDDVLLYHNREGYLKAVRGGEQMGRVKLVRCFPYSLPDRLISIRSCEDNMEIALLAELDLLEEESRQAAVLELERSYIIPRIERIVAIRKKGSEWIWSVETDYGPSTLRMSILHEGIHELSEDRWIVTDDDERRYELSGLERMDRNSREQWGKIS comes from the coding sequence ATGACGAACAATCTCGTTTATATGAACCGCTCCAAGCCGGACGACGTGCTGCTGTACCACAACCGCGAAGGCTATCTGAAGGCGGTGCGCGGCGGCGAGCAGATGGGAAGGGTGAAGCTGGTCCGCTGCTTCCCCTACTCCTTGCCGGATCGGCTCATCTCCATCCGATCCTGCGAGGACAACATGGAGATCGCTTTGCTGGCCGAGCTGGATCTGCTGGAGGAGGAGAGCCGCCAGGCCGCCGTCCTGGAGCTGGAGCGAAGCTACATCATTCCCAGGATCGAGCGGATCGTGGCCATCCGCAAAAAAGGCTCCGAGTGGATCTGGTCGGTCGAGACGGATTATGGACCGAGCACGCTGCGCATGAGCATCCTCCATGAAGGCATCCATGAGCTGTCCGAAGACAGATGGATCGTGACGGACGACGACGAGCGGCGGTACGAGCTGTCCGGGCTGGAGCGGATGGATCGGAACAGCCGGGAGCAGTGGGGCAAGATCAGCTGA